In Pelodiscus sinensis isolate JC-2024 chromosome 19, ASM4963464v1, whole genome shotgun sequence, the DNA window CCCCGGGGGACTTTCTGTCCCTTCCGCCCCAAAAGGCAGTTGTGATAAGAGTCTGGATTAGtcaggcacacccacccctctaGATTTGAAGAGACCCGCAACTCATCGCCTAACCGTAGCCTTTCCAAATAGCTGGGAATGAGGAATGACCGAGCCCGCGAGGTTGACTGACCCTCCGCGTGCTCTTGCAGACCCATGTCCCTTTCTCCGCTCCTTGCAGGGTGTGGGACACTCTTAGAACCGCCTCTTAAATGCGGGCACAGATTGGCTTTCCGGACAGATCACTTTTAATAGAATAATAGGAGGACGGCCCTTTCTGCTCAGGCAACCACATAGCCCCGTTTTACTTCCCTACAGTCACTCTGAAAGCACCCGTCAGACGTCAGGCACGGGGCGTTCCTGCCTGTCCGAGGCGCTGCTGTCCCGGGTCGAGGCGGGTTTATTTTTGCTGTCTGTCTGCTTTCCTTTCTTCGCTGTGGCGGCGCTGGTCTTCTTTTTGCCGTGGGGCTCTTGCCTGGGGCCCTGGAGTGACACGTCGGTTTGGGGAGGCCCCAGATCCCACTTGGGCTCCTCGCTGAAGGTTTCGAGGTCATAGAAATAATCCAGGCTTGCCACTGTGGTGAGGATCTCTGGCACGCTGTAGTCGAAGGACAGCAGCTCATCGGGCAGATTGAGCGACCGTACGTCACTGGGGGAGTCTTCGCCCGGGAAGCCGTCATCTTTGCTTTTGCTCTCGCTGGATGTTGGCGGGGTGCCGAGGGCGTCTCTGGCGACCTCTGTGTCCGAGTTGGCTGGAGAGCAATCGAAGAGCTTCATTGCATCTTCCAGCAGAACCTTCTCCGGCAGCTCGAAGGGCTCCTCTGTGTCCGGCCCTTTGCTGCCTTCCGCTCGGACGTTGTCTTGCCAAGGGCGTGTCGCTGCCTCCGCCGTCGCCTGTGTGTTTGCAACACGGGGACTAGAGAGAGGGGTTTGGTCTGCAGTGCAAATGTCTGGGAGCTGGGTATTGACTGGAAGGGGCTGGCTGACATGATTTTCTTTGAGGTCTCCCCCTTCCACCCGGAAGCCATCAAACCCTTGGAATCCGGGGCCGTGAGGACTTAGCCTGCCCTTAAGATGGCTGTAGTTGCTCATCTGGAGGGCCTGCTCGCTCTGGCAGAGTGCAGGCAGCGTTATAAGGAGCTGGGGCAGTTTGTTGTCATTGTTCTCAACCAGCCTTTCTTCTTGGGGCTGAGGCATCTCAATAAAGGGAGAGTCGTGGAGTGGGTTGGGGACCAAATTCACTTGCTCTGTCCCACTGGCAGGGCTCTCCTGCTTGAAATAAGGCATGATGTATTGGAGGttgctggggatgtgggggtaagGCGGGTAGGGAACTGTCTGGATAGGACTCTTGAGGTATCTCGGGGGGTCCAGAAGATACGTGTTTGGCGACGTTGATCCACCGGTGAGTTTATAAACCGACGGCTGCACAAAACTGGTGGTTGCCCATTCTATGCGGTAAATCCGGGGATCAAAGAAGCACCCACAGGGCGCCATCTGGAAACCTGGGCAACAGAGAGGAAAATGGTCGTGAGTGGGGACCCCAGAGCCCACAAGCAAAGACGTCCTCTGGGAGCGTGTGACTCACCCCCAGCCAAGAGCCActacagggccagatcctcagcggGTGTAAATCGGTGCGTAGCTCTGATGACTTCGTGTGGGCTGTGTCAGTGTCAGCACTGAGGGTCTGGCATGAAGGAGCTGGTTCTAGGCGTGCGAGTTGCACGTGGAGTACACGTCTGGTCAGGAACTGGTGCATGTGGAAAAACTTGCACTGATCTGGGGCTTGGGGCAAACACAAGTCTGGAGTCCAGGCGCAATTCTCATGGAATCGCTGGGCCAAGGTCAGCAGGGAGCCTACTGTGGTGTAAGTTACATGTTCGCTGTGGGCGGAGCACAGTGCAGACATGGCTGGCCAGCACGGGGTGTGTCTGTGCTAGGAAGATGACATGGGCATAGCTAGATTGTCATATCTGTATCTCTAtctgtgtagacacaacctacAGTGGTGGAAGGGGTATTTTCATAGATGAAGGAACACTGCCACCCTGACACACAACCTAACTTACAAGTGTTAACCAATCCACAGTGTAACTTGCAATGATTTACCATTCACATGGTGAGTGTCAGCATggctgtgtatgtgtgcatgcatgaGTGTGTGCATAGATGAGTGAGCACTTGTGTGCCTGTGAGTGTATGCatgagtgtgtgcatgtgcgtgtatGCATGAATGTGTATGTGTAAGCATGTGTGCATGCAAGAGTGTGCGTGCATGCACGTGCATATGTACAAGTGTGTGCATTTGTGCatgagtgtgcatgtgtgcacgtgTGTATGCGTGAATAAGTGTGCACGTGTGCATGCATGAgtatgtgcatatgtgtgtgcatgagtgtaTGTGTGCATGCAAAATGAGGCCAACAGGAGAGCGTAAGGGAAAGCAGACCTTCTCACAggatgctttgcaccctttgttGTCTGTAACAGATGAGATTTgcaagggagttaggtgcctgcGACAGGCTGCGCACCACCAGCCCCTGAAGGGGATGAGGTGGCTAGAGGGGCCAGTTAAGTGCCTAGGCTGCACCTGCGGCAGGAGCCAGGGAGCaatgaggctggggtgtgtgCACGGCTGAAGGCAGAATGGGGCCGCAGGGAGGAGAGTTGCAGTCATTCTCCCTGAGGTGAGGGAGAGACGGGAGCTAGGCCTGGAGGGAAGGACGAGTCCGGAGGATGGGGGAGACAGAGTCTTATAGAAACACTCTAGGAAGCTGCCCAGGGAAACAGCAGCAAGGTGTGAGGCTGTGCAGCCCTGAGCTGGGGGGGTACGGTCCCCGGGCTGCAGcccagagaggagggggcaggctgggggggaacGCTGGAGTGAGCATCTGCAGGAAGAGGCATCAGACTGGCAGAGCTCATCCTCGGTGGCCACAAGGAGGCGCCCCGCTGTGAGTAGAGTACCCGGACGGTGCCCAGCTCTTAGGAAAATTCCACCCTTAGGCCACGTCCATACGAGCATGAAGATCAATGCTGCGGCATTCGATTCAGTGGGCCTAGTAAATACCCGCTAAACTGAACGCGGTGGGTGCCCCCGTCGGCCCAGATAAGCCTCGATTGGCAAGGCCCGCTCGTTGCACACAATGGAATTAAGGTCTGTCCACTCCGGCTTCGCCATTAACGTCACTGGAGTGGCGTGTCTTAATTCAAACTTCCCAGTAAGTGCAGACGTGCCCTtagggttcccaaccttttcgagcatatGGCCCCCTTTTCTGTCTGGTACAATTTTACGAACCCCCCGGCAAGGGGAACGGTGGGAAGCGGGGGCCAGCACGTCCCttggcctgtgctgcttcctcagctcccaccccctccatcccctgcccatccACGGAGGACACGCCAAGGGGGCTCTCGTGGCCAAAGGTGGCTCCTGACCCAGCACTGCGCTTGGCTGGGCACAGagccgtgggggaggggaaagaaaagaaaagatgaaggaggtaacgtagtgacagatgatgtggggaaagctgaagtactcaatgctttctttgcctctgtattcacggataaggttggctcccggactaatgctcacagtgacgcaagatgggatgaagatggacagcccgtggtgggtacagaacaggttaggaactatttagaaaagctaaacgtacacaaatccatgggtctggacttaatgcatctgagggtactgagggatttggcaaatgtcattgaggagcctttggccattatctttgaaaagtcgtggaggtctggagaaatcccggatgactggaaaaaggcaaatgtagtgcccatcttctaaaaagggaagaaggacaatccaagaaactataggccggtcagtcttacctcggtttctggaaaaatcatggaagggatccttaaggcatccattttgaggcacttggaagagaggaaagtgattaggaatagtcagcatggattcacaaagggcaagtcgtgcctgacccatctgattagcttctatgatgaggatGGCTccgtggacgtgggaaagtcagtggatgtgatataccttgattttagcaaggcttttgatacggtctcccacaatattcttgccagcaagttaagggaatgtggattggataaatggacagtaagatggctagaaggccgggcccagcgggtagtgatcatcagctcaatgtcaggatggcggtcggtttctagcggagtgccccaaggttcggttctaggaccggttttgttcaatatctttattaatgacctggatgaggggatggattgcacccccagcaagtttgcggatgacactaagctgggggagaggtagatatgcttgagggcagaggtagggtccagagtgacttagacaaattgcaggattgggccacaaggaatctgatgaggttcaacaaggacaagtacagagtcctgcacttgggacggaagaatcccaagcattgttacatgctggggaccagccagctaagtagcagttctgcagaaaaggacctgggatttacagtggatgagaagctggatatgagtcaacaggatgcccttgtagccaagattgctaatggcatactaggttgcattaagaggagcattgccagcagacccagagatgtcattcttcccctttattcggctctggtgaggccacatctggagcattgtgtccagttctgggccccccactacagaaaggatgtggatgcattggagagggtccagcggagggcaaccaaaatgattagggggctggagcatatgacttatgaggagaggctgagggagttgggtctgtttagtctgcagaacagaagagtgaggggggatttgagagcagccttcaacttcctgaagggaggttcccaagaggatggagagaggctgctcacagtggtgagggatggcagaacgaggagcaatgggctcaagttgtggtgggagaggtccaggttggatattaggaaaaactatttccctaggagggtggtgaagcgctgggatgggttccctagggaagtagtggagtctccatccctagaggtgtttaagtctcggcttgacaaagccctggctgggttgatttagttgggactggtcctgcctagagcagggggctggacttgatggccttctgaggtctcttccagctctgtttcTATGAAAAGAGAAAAGCAAGGAGCGAGAGGGCTGGAGCGTAAATTGCGGCATAGCTGGCGGCGGGAGCATAGATGGTGCCTCCTGGGGTATCAAGATCCCATCCCAAGGGCGGGAGGCATCGGCGTGCGGTTGGTCACAAACAGTGAGCCCCGGGTGAGAGTCacctgatagaatcatagaataatcatagaatcatagaataataggactggaagggacctcgagaggtcatcgagtccagccccccgccctcaaggcaggatcaagctccgtctacaccatccctgacagatgtctatctaacctgttcttaaatatctccagagagggagattccaccacctcccttggcaatttattccaatatttgaccaccctgacagttaggaattttttcctaatgtccaatctaaacctcccctgctgcactttaagcccattactccttgtcctgtcctcagaaaccaagaggaacaaattttcgccttcctccttgtgacacccttttagatatttgaaaaccgctatcatgtccccccttaatcttcttttttccaaactaaacaagcccagttcatgaagcctggcttcataggtcatgttctctaaacctttaatcattcttgtcgctctaaAAAGTCCTAGTCCCATAGTaggcctgatccttacttttcctttcctttcctttcctcaaCTTTCTGTGGACCCGCTACAGTACcatctagggatgtgaaggagtagCACTATCGACTATTCAGTCATCCTCCCCACTCTTAAAGGGACGGAGAGGAGCTGGCGTGCAGAGACACCGGCTCATTCTCTGGTCCCCCGCTGGCTCTCAGACAACCCTcacgctgccactctgcatttttaaGCGGCAGCCGCTGGTCCTGCTTCTCTGCTTCAGTACAAGAGCCCTCCtaccccctccactgctgccactctgcattgtaAAGGGACAAACTCGTCTTTGCACGAcgactcctctctgtccctttaagaatgcagagcagcagccggGAGTTGTGCCCTGAGCTGAAAGGGGGTGCTCTAAGCGCCCTTcttatcgactagtcgaatagttgatggaaattccatcgactattcgactagtaaattaatcgatacATAACATCCCTAGTACCATCACAGACCCCCAGGGGTCCACtgaccccaggttgggaaccactgcctgaGGGCTTATCTTCACTGCTGCAGAGATCTGTGCTGCagtggttgatcttctggcatttgatttagcgggtctagtaaagacaggGCACCCCTGTTGATCGCGATCCTCCTTGCAgtcatgaggaataaaggaagtcgaCGGgagggagcatttctcctgttgacctcctgctgtggggacggcGCCGAAACTCGGCTTAAGGATTCTGGTGGTGTTATTTACGTGGCTGGAATTGCGTCTTTTAAGCCAACGTTCATCTgttgtgtagacctgcccttaatTCTTATTGGTCTCTACATCTTGTGTCCTAAGCATACCTGCAGGGGGTACTGTGAAAACATCTTTCTCTTGACTTGGGGGATGGTACAGGTTGGACGGTCCTGAAATACGAACACAGAAAAGTCTCAGCGTCTCCAGTATGAAATGATGCTTAATTTGATGGACATTTTGAAAGGGTCTGAATTATTAACTTCAGAGGATGAAGGAAACCTGGGAGAAAATGGAAAGGAGTAGGAGAGAACCCAGCGGTATATTTCCTGAAgaaaatacataagaacataagaacagcagtactgggtcagaccaaaggtccatctagcccagtagcctgtctgacagtggccagcacaggtgccccggagggggtggaccgacaacaatgatcaagcaatttgtctcgtgccttctatctccagcctctgactaacagaggccaaggacaccattcctaccccctggctaatagccttttatggacctaacctccatgaatttatctagcttctctttagactctgttatagttctaaccttcacagcctcctctggcaaggagttccacaggttgactatgcgctgtgtgaagaagaactttctcttgttagttttaaacctgctacccattcatttcatttggtgtcctctagtccttatattatgggaactaatgtataacttttctttattcaccctctccacaccactcacgattttatatactctatcctatcccccctaagtatccttttttctaaactgaaaagtccaagtcgctttagcctcttttcatatgggacccgttccaaacccctcatcattttagttgcctttttctgaaccctttccaaggccaaaatatcttttttgaggtgaataCCCAGAACTGATAAatcaggggatgggagggagagttTAAAAGAGGAATAGACAGCAGAACAGAGAACTATTTATCTTACCGACTGATGCAGGGTTATCTGGAAGGacaaatgtttgaagtggcctggctggctggctctcGGCTTGATCTAAGGGTCTGGGCCCATAGGCATCATGTTGCTGGTAGAACAGTTTTGGTTGCTGCATAGTTGCTGTGTCAGTTTAAAGGACAGTCAGGTACGGGACTGCTCGTGACATGTATCTAGGAGAATTAGCTCCAGTGTTGCCAAGGCTGAGAAGTTCTGTTTTGATGGTTACTCAGCAAAGAATTCCAGGTAACAAATGAGGTTCTAAGTCCCCTAAAAGTGCTGGGATAGGTGACGCCAAAGGTAAGGGCTGTCTGAGTTTTAGGGCAGGacgtttaaaaaacaaaacagaccgTAAAAGTTTGATCCTGGGGTGGCCTtgtctggggagaggggtgttgTAGGGGAGTTGAGTGGTGTTGCAATGCGATGGTGCCTTATCTTTAATGGGGTGGGTGCAAAGCGCTCTCCCTTGCAGCTCAGCGTACAATAAACAACAATTGCTTCTTCATTGAATCGTTTAGCTAGTTTGTCAGGCACGGATCTGCTCCAGGTCCTCTTGCAGGCTCAGCGAATGGCACGTGCGACTCCCACACGCCTTCTCTCTAGCTCTCGCTCAGCTGGCTCCGGCACAAGCTCCGGTACAAGCCTGCATTTCCCCATGGAAcgttcccgggggtggggggatgcagggCACCAAAGAGGCTGATGGGTACTAATGATCCCTCAGGTGCTCCGAGAGTTCATCTCTAGGGGTGGGAGAGTAACCCTTGTAGATCTGTTTCTGCCCCACCACAcattgggggtgcaattgtgggGGCACAGGACTTCAAGGGGGAACATTTTTAAACACTTagcaaaattgatttttttactcCTAAAATAGGCACCTAACCCCCCTAAGCCTAAATGAACCATAAGACTGAACCATGCCAGGAACTCCCAAAAGGCTGTAAGAAGGAAGCCCCTGGGGTACagtttttaagggtttttttgtgtgtgttcacatCCATAGGAGCCTGTTGCGGTGGGCgaggtccaggttggatgttaggaaaaactatttccctaggagggcggtgaagcacgggatgggttccctagggaagtagtggagtctccatccctagaggtgtttaagtctcggcttgacaaagccctggccgggttgatttagttgggattggtcctgcctagagcagggggctggactcgatgaccttctgaggtctcttccagttctagggttctatggtCAGATCAAGAGGGCTGACTTACGCGGTTAACGTGATCCCGTCTTTACTTCTGGCATTAGTCAGGATCTGAATTTGGTTCTGTTATCAGATCCTAAGAGGTGgaaatctgctgctgctggccccactccctggggGCCATGCTGAAAGATttggggctcagggaaggagcaGAGCCCAAAAGGGGCTTCCCAGGCCGCTTCTGAACAGATGCTCCGTAGATGTCATCTCAGCTCCTTTGTGTTGCCCCAGGCATCAAGCAGGAACGTCCTTCCTGGTGGAGGCCCCTCTGCGAAGTGGGCAGTGAGAGCAAAATTGTCCTGGCTCTTCCCTCAGAGCATCAGCcgagggaagagggcagggcgGGGACACCAAACTTCTGGGCTCTGCTACTGCCTGGTTCTCCGTTCGCTGACTCCGGTGCCCTCGCTGGGGTCTATGGAGTTGCACTGGTGCGAGTGGCCAGATAATCAGACCCCTCAAGTGCTGACTGGTTGCTCTGCTGTGTTGGGCTAGGAGCTTCCCCGCCTCCCAGGCCCTCCAGGAGACCCAGCTCACGCCAGCATCTTCTAGGCCATCACAAGGGCTCTGCTCATGCTGTGGGCAGAACTGAACAGCGACTGATGGGAAGGGTccttgctagggttgccaggtgtccggtaccggacagttcggtatttgcactctctgtccggtaaaaaaaaatcagaaaatactggacacatttgCTCGACAAATATTTAGCccgcgtgttcggtattttttgggagaccatctggcaaccctagtccttGCAAGGCTGGGAGATAGGGGCCTGCATGGCCAGGTAAGAGGAGACTTCGGCATAGAAGGAGAATTTGAAAttgtaggttgaacctctctagtccagcactctctggtccggcaacatccgtggtccggcgtAATTTTAGATAGCCAGATgaccacttattatgggtgtggctaagttttccgtggtcccataaagtttgtttatagccaccagccctagctcttagtgttctgtgctgtgatttagtgCTCATTTACCCCTTGTGACGACGccttggggttttcccgtctcctgcacccccgaaatggcacgaacagactccaccagccagtaggatagagggagtttattgcttctccaggatacagcacagatgtcatctggttacaggaactggggctaagaggcctcagtgcccccccttgagatggggggtggctggtccctacaatcccagcccccctcccctgctccttctcccctgctccccagacagaaactaactaactct includes these proteins:
- the PRR22 gene encoding proline-rich protein 22; translation: MQQPKLFYQQHDAYGPRPLDQAESQPARPLQTFVLPDNPASVGPSNLYHPPSQEKDVFTVPPAVPQNGCLKDPFHDFSRNRGFQMAPCGCFFDPRIYRIEWATTSFVQPSVYKLTGGSTSPNTYLLDPPRYLKSPIQTVPYPPYPHIPSNLQYIMPYFKQESPASGTEQVNLVPNPLHDSPFIEMPQPQEERLVENNDNKLPQLLITLPALCQSEQALQMSNYSHLKGRLSPHGPGFQGFDGFRVEGGDLKENHVSQPLPVNTQLPDICTADQTPLSSPRVANTQATAEAATRPWQDNVRAEGSKGPDTEEPFELPEKVLLEDAMKLFDCSPANSDTEVARDALGTPPTSSESKSKDDGFPGEDSPSDVRSLNLPDELLSFDYSVPEILTTVASLDYFYDLETFSEEPKWDLGPPQTDVSLQGPRQEPHGKKKTSAATAKKGKQTDSKNKPASTRDSSASDRQERPVPDV